The following proteins are encoded in a genomic region of Zea mays cultivar B73 chromosome 9, Zm-B73-REFERENCE-NAM-5.0, whole genome shotgun sequence:
- the LOC118473301 gene encoding G-type lectin S-receptor-like serine/threonine-protein kinase At2g19130 — MKIADFGMAKLLGREFSSALTTIRGTMGYLAPEWVSGQPIIKKEDIYSFGIVLLEIISGRRKTRRLKSGSHRYFPLYAAAQLNEGNVLCLLDPRLEGHADVRELDVACRVACWCIQDEENDRPSMAQVVCMLEGVVDTQIPPVPSLFNDLIDGDNSSTCSEEG; from the coding sequence ATGAAGATCGCGGACTTCGGCATGGCGAAGCTTCTCGGGCGGGAGTTCAGCTCCGCGCTAACCACGATCCGGGGGACCATGGGGTATCTCGCGCCGGAGTGGGTGTCTGGGCAGCCTATCATCAAGAAGGAAGACATCTACAGTTTTGGCATCGTGCTTCTGGAAATAATCTCAGGGAGAAGGAAGACCAGGAGACTGAAATCTGGAAGCCATCGGTATTTCCCCCTCTATGCTGCTGCCCAGCTGAACGAGGGGAACGTGCTGTGCTTGCTGGACCCTAGGCTGGAAGGGCATGCCGATGTCAGGGAGCTTGACGTTGCTTGCAGAGTTGCATGCTGGTGCATCCAGGACGAGGAGAACGACAGGCCATCCATGGCCCAAGTTGTTTGTATGCTGGAAGGTGTTGTAGACACTCAGATTCCTCCAGTTCCGTCTTTGTTCAATGACCTTATTGACGGTGACAACAGCAGCACATGTTCCGAAGAAGGCTAA